The genomic window tttttaaatgttttactgttcaggacaaacaagggactcatagcTCTACatagtggatcattcaggtaacaacacattttaACCCCATGGAAAAAGCACATTTCACACTTGTAATGATTGAATGTGCTGCAGGTAACatgttatgtaatcagattactcttttttttcttttttctttttttttgtgacaagcaaagtaacgcattactttaaaTCTACAGGAAAATATCAAAGTTAATTTTTCaaacaagtaatgcaagttactttgttttccaatTTATTCACTGACTTCACTTTAGTCCCGTGTTAAGAGAAATCAGGAGTGAAGTGTAGAGACAGGGTCTTCCTTCACTTTTGATGTAATTTACAGTTagaaaaatactatatatatatatatatatatatatatatatatatatgtatatatgtgtgtgtgtgtgtgtgtgtgtgtgtgtagtaatTAAAAATTGATAAGCAAGCCTAGCTCAGGTGACAAAAACGTAATGCAAAAGTAATCTTATGGAATACttatcataaaaagtaactaggaAACAcagttagttttttttaatagagTAACACAATACTGTAATACAGTACAATACTGTACCTCTGCACCCTCGCTCCCCACTGACACTTCACTTGTCTAGCAGCTGGGTCACACACCTTGTCAGAAGATCGAGGCTCCTCTGCTCAATCGCTCCTTTAGATACCGGCTCATCAAACACGACAGGCTTTGGCTCCCCATCCGTGGTGGGCACAAACTGTAGCTTCGCGTAACAGGGTGGTGTTAAGCTTGGTTCTGGGTTGTCCATAACTTAAACGGAAAACAAAATCACAGCGACACTCGctgttttactttcactttttggCTGATTATTCTGTCATGCTTACAGGACTGAAGACAAAGAACGTAATCTTAATTGCTTTTAATAAATCCACAAGGAATGATGAAGGAATGATCAATCGAAAGATACTACAAAAAACTAAATggtgttttaaaattaattttggtgGATAAAATGCACACTGCCACAAACCAGAGAAACCACAAACCAGGTCTGTAGTACGTACCATTGGAAAAAACGTAACGGATCATGTGCCAAACATAAACTGGCCTCACTAGCAACTcctaatacataaaaaaaaaaaaaacaatgtggaGCGTAATAATATGCCATTGCTACTAGATCATTTTGCTGAGGTAACAATATACTTATGTCATGTGCCCTCAGTTTTTTTGgcagtttttatttaaaataaacgttAATAATCACAGGTTGCTATAATACTcatagctataataaacaggcgTTGTTTGCTCAACACAAGAAGTTGTGGAGCCGAGAAAAAGACATTGTTCCCTCAACATTGGGTCTCAAGGCATGGCTTAATGCCACATTCTTACTAATTTATATGTTTTggccacaacaaaacaaaatgtagtgtagagccctttgaagctgcaatgaaactgcagtttggaccttcaaccaccATTGAAGTCGACtacatgaagaaaaatcctgggctgtttgcctcaaaaaccttaatttatttgcaattgaagaaagaaagacatgaacatcttaaatgacatGGGGATGGGTaaactatcaggaaattttcatccTGGAAGTGCACTTCTCTTTTAACTTCTTTATTAAGATTTAAATGAATCTGACCCCTGTTCAGAGGCCAGTTGTGGTCATCAGCTCATCGGTGGCTCCAGCAGTTTTactgtaatattctgaaatactgCACTACAAACCATGATCAATTAAGTGATAATTGTAACATAAAAATGTAGGCCTACTGAGTAAAACAGTAACAAtagtgtttttaattaaattttgtagAACTTCACATATCATTAAAACTTCGCAAAAATCATATAGACATGATATTCTAGGTTCTGGGCTTATCGTTTGGGTTCAAGCTGAGCTCAGTCGATAGTATAATTTTGATCACAACAAAACAGTTTGAAAGAAAAATTGGGGCCAGTTGATGCATATGACAAGAAGTAACAAATGATATCTTCTTACTATCAGTGTTACTGACAccacaagctaaaaaaaaaaagctgcaagAAAAGGGCCTCCACCCATCCTTATGTTTATATAGTGTTTTACCAGCAAGAGCTCACTGATTCACATATTGTTTCTTCAAAATGACCATCATCTCTCTGCTCCTGCTGGCTTCTCTGCTGCCACATCTGACCTTCACTGGTGAGATTGATTACAAAACAGCATCTATTACTTTCTCTAACTGATATGTGCTGAATAAGCTGACTAATAGTTCTATGTCTCTCTCAGCTCGTGTGAAGGTGGGTATAGAGAACGGCACAGAAGCAAAACCCCACTCCAGACCTTACATGGTTTCTCTTCAATTGCATAAGAGACATAACTGCGGTGGATTCCTCATCTCTGATGAGTTTGTCTTGACTGCTGCACATTGCTGGGGCGGGTGAGAGTTTTGTGTAGTCCAAACTGCAATGTTGAGTTACAACAGTGCAACAATACAATGTATTGGATTACTCTTTCAACAGATATCCACATATTCTAACAGTTGTGGTTGGTGCTCATGACTTAAGGAACAGTAAGATTTCACATCGTGTCGGAGTGAAGACCTACATCCCACATCCAAACTATTCACCCTTATGTTTGATTGGGAATGACATCATGCTTTTAAGGGTAACAACCTGTAATACATATAGTCGTTCAAAATCTGATCAGGAAACGATGGCATAAACATGACTAACACCATGTTTGAATTTCTATTACCATTGAATTACCATGTTTGAAACGATTGGTTTTTAGGGCTTCTTACCTGCAGTTCAGACTTATAAAAGATGATTAAATCTCATTATTAATAATGGCTTTGTTATTGAATTACagctaaagaaaaaagtcaaactaAACAACTACGTTAAATGGATATCATTACCAAAGCAAGGAGAAGATGTTAATGCAAATACTCTCTGTAGTGTTGCGGGCTGGGGAAGATTGTCGATAAATGGCCCTGCGAGTGACTGTCTATTGGAGGCAAACATGACTATAATAGATAATACAGAGTGTAAATGTAGATGGAGAGATGACTACAAGGCCTCACAGATGATCTGTGCATATGGCGATGGTGGATCCTGCAGTGTACGTACAAAAGATGATTCACAGACTTTATGGTAATGTATGAACTGATTTCATTGGAGACGTGCTGATCTGTGTTTCTTAACAGGGGGATTCAGGAGGTCCTTTGGTTTGTGGAAACATTGCAGTTGGTGTCACTTCCTTTGTGGACAAAGAGCGCTGCAATTCACCTAAACTTCCTAATGTGTATACTAAGATTTCTGCATTTCTTCCATGGATCCACCAGATCATTAGAAATGTTAAGTGACTTTACAAAAAATAATGAAGgaagatttttttcttattattcttcCATCAATATTTCAATAAAAGTATTACATGGCATTCAATTAGTAGAAGTCTGCTCATTGTCAAAACCATacaggaaaaactatgcattcatttgaagatcagggtaaatttgacttattttgccttctgggaaacagGTAACtgtcttctatagcttctgaagggcagtactctatcagatcaaatgaaaaaaaaaaaaatatttaggcaaaataagaaacatttacacatctccattctgttcaaaagttttcacccctccaACTCTTAATgcttcgtttttccttctgaagcatcagtgacagtttgaaccttctttaatagttgcataagagtccctcagttgtcctcagtgtgaaaagatggatctcaaaatcatacagtcattgttgaaaatggttaaaatacacaaaaatgagaaaaaccaaagaatttgtgggacctgaaggatttttctgaaaaacagtgggcagtttaattgttcaggactaacaagggactcatgaacaactatcataaaaaaaaaaaagctgtgggtcattcaggtaactacacagtattaagaatcaaagggatgtaaacttttgaatgggctcatttttataaattcaactattattttctcttgtggactaaatgtaaacatcttattcaggtcagtactaaataaatgataacatgcattttgtatgatccctctaattttggtaaaagaattaacattttacagattctgaaatatttttttttatctcaactgTCTATAACAAAATCTCTAAAGTCCAAAGTCATTCCACATTAGTTCACTTGGTTGTCATCTTGTTGATTCTCTTGAATTTATTCATGTACGGTTAATATCTATTTGAATGAGGAGGAAAAAATAGCAAGAACTGTTGGttgaaaaaaatcaaaacaaaaccaaataataaaataaaaacaggtcTAACAATTAACTGTGTTGCAATTTCTAAGCTCACTACTAGAGGAAAGGAATGTGTGAAAACTTGCAAAACCACTAAAAAAAATTTGGTAACTGAAACCCTAGTTAAAAAAAGGACTTTTGTTGCATTACTCCTAATGCTATGTTGGTAAATTATGTCTTTAAAAAATCATAAACTTTAAACAAATTAATTTggtatctattttttttttcaaacaaaaaatataaagctAAATTTTGTGGAATAATGTTTTACATTGTGCAGGAAAAgggcaataaaaaaaacacagccaGTTTGTGGCACATATGTCGTCACAGAATATATTTATCATAGGTCATTACGAATACCACATTAACAGTGGCTTCCATTACGAAACGGGTGCCATTTCCACTTTGCAATTttcaaaaaatgcattaaaaacaaaCTTTCTATTAAAAAGACTACAACTTGAAAGACAAGTTAACcctccaaaaaacatattttcccacctcaggcaCAAACTCCTTATTAATATTATCCTTTTTCTTCAGGCAAGGGCACCTTTCTTGTATACCACCCCATTACGGATGATACGTATGCCATTAAAGTAgtaaaacatgaaatatattttttacattttatgttttcCTAATAATGAATTGTCTCATTTTTGCAAACCATCAATAGAGAgtctgtaatttaataaaaataaaagaatatcATATGCAACATTAAATCAAGtaacatttcatttatttatataaacaagTGGTAAGCAAGTGACGGGGTGGTTCACTGTGAAAGGGTGGTACGAACAAAGTGTTTCTCTATATGAACTGCTGGTTTTAAATTTTGTGCATACATTTCACAAGGGCATGTGTTTCATCTGTCTCCATGATAATCCCAGGATAAAGGTCATTGTCATATTTAATCACACACCACTGTCCAAATAGATTTCCGCTTTCCCAATCGATTGGTTCAGTTGGCACCTTTTGGGCTGTCTTGTTAAGAGTGAAATGCTGTGATAGTGAGTGAATAAGCGAGAGAAAGAGATCATGAGAAAGCGACATAGTGAGTGAGATGGTGAGTGAAAGAGATAGTGAGTAATACGTGTGTGTGAGTGATAGAGTGAGTGAAAAAAATGAACGAAACATGGTTATGTTAACagaaaatacagattaaaaattAATTAGCCTATTTAGGGTGGCCATATGTGCCGTTCATACAGGAGACGTCTTGGCCACAATTTAAATATTGCTTAAAACATCAAAAGTAGTTTGACCAATAACAAAGGTATTGTACAGAATCGACCAATCGTGGCATTGCACGTGAGAAAGTGAGATCTACAGAGAACGATCAAAAGCAATCCAAATATGCGCACGTGTTTGTTCGTTCATTTGATTTGAAGCATTGCTGCGCACTAATCAAAAGAGACACCTGTATGGTCACCCTACCTATATTAGAATCCTATATTAGAATAGTTTCACACATCTTCTTATTCAAACAGGAAGCAGAACCACCCAATCACATCCATTACCACCCCGTCACAATAAAAAATCAACAGTACATTAATTATAGATAAAACAAGTTAGTGTGACGGGGTGGTAAGTTAAACTGGGGGACACACaaatcataaaatatttacaaaaaaaataatgttttatttgaataaatatatcttatgtaaacaggGACACACATAAAttgctgaaaataataaaagtttgaaaaaaaaaactataacttatttggtgatattttagatgaaaatatCATGTTGGTCAACATGGACGTGTGAAATTGGCTATGTACTAATGAAAAAAGATTACAAAATAGTATGTTATTTTTAACAATAGTGTTTTATCATATATCATGTTAACAAGTACACTTGAATTAATAACTTTAAGCTTTGAAAACACACTTTAGGACATTTTTTGTGCCTTAAGAATCTCATCAAACGTTGCGGACCCAAATGGCACCCGTTTGGTAGAATGACTCTACTATAAACCTTTCTTTTTGCATGATGCCGCATGTAAGAAAATGGGTGTGAGTACAAGTTAGTCAAATATTGGCCAGCACAAGATtaaacgaaacaaaacaaaaaataaccagATTGCACTGTGTAACAATGTGTAACAAGGTGGACGCAtgcatatttttttattgatagaTTATTCATAGATTAATCCTGGATATTTTGGTTTCGTATATCAGTTGATGTACACGACTAGAATTGACACAAATTATATCTTCTTGCTATCAGTGTTACTGACACTAGAAGatgaggaaagaaagaaagaaaaaaagtgttttattagCTCACTGTCTTGATGATAACCATCATCTCTCTGCTGCCACACCTGACCTTCACTGAAGAGACTGATATAAAATATAACAGCACCTTGTGCTGATTTGTTCAGAATATTTGATTAGTATTTACTGAAGAAGCTGACTTATAGCACTCTCTATTTCAGCTCACGTGAATGTGGGTATAGTGAACAGCACAGAAGCAAAACCCCACTCTTCAGAGGAGCTGTGAACATGTCTGTGGTGGACAAGTACCAGACTGCTGTGAGCAATTTCTCAGATAGTGGGCATCTCCGCTGTGAGAACTGGTCCCTACCTCCCTCAAAATGACGGACTAGTGGAAAAATTCAACTGGATGCTGATGACCATGCTGCGGAACTTTGTTGCAGACACAGGACGTGAGATAAGTTATCTACCCTTTGTCCTGTTTGCATATAGGGAAGTATCTCAAGCCTCGACCGGTTTCTAGGTGAGAACCCAGAGACACCCTAAAAAGGGCTGAGATGAAGGACTTCTTagaacaggggtgcccaaacttggtcctggaagtccagtgtcctgcagaacacacatgaaccagctaatcaaggtatTACTAGGCTTACTAGAAACTTCTTGGCAGGTGTGTTGCCATCAATGTTTTTGAGGCCTGGGTGGACAAAACCAATACACCACAACATCCACCTTACAGATACAACCCCCTCAGAACAGCTACCTTATTGAATACCTTAAAAAAATTGTCAAGCCCTTGAAGGAAGAAATTGAGATGATGAAGCAGCTGGGAGTAATATAAACCTCCAACCGTAAATGGAGTAGCACCCTCGTCATTGTCACAAAAAAGGATGAATCTTCAGTGTCTTTGTCGACTTCCATGATATGCCAAGAACCGATGATCTGCTGCTAAGTTCAACTTCTTTCTGAAAAATTATACTAAAACTTATTTCTGAAACTTTTTTGTCGACTTTCGCAATGCTTATCCTATGCCAAAAACCGATGATCTGCTGCTAAAACTGGACAAGATGAATGAACCCCAAAGGGCTCAGATGCAAGACCTCCTGGACCATTTCTATCACTGTTCCTTTAGAGGCCTTGGTGGACAAAACTGATACACCACACCATCCACCTTACAGGTACAACCCGCCTGAAGAAAAAAACTGTCAAGACCTTGATGGAGGAAACTGAGATGATCAAGCAACTGGGAGCAATAGAAGCCGCAGACAATGAACGGTCATTGTCccaaaaaaaaaatggatcttTACGCGTCTGTGTCGACTTCCGCAAGCTTAATGCCTAGTCAACAGAACATGCCCGGTACATCACCACCTTGGACCTGTGTAAAGGGGTACTGGCAGGTGTCCCTTGATCTGAACTCCAAACCCTACACCGCATTCAGAACAACAGTATGACCGTTTCAGTTTATGCTCCAGCCCTTTGGGCTGCACAGGGCACAAGTGACTCATGGATTGAGTTTTTCGGGGCTGTGAAAAGTGGTCTGCAGCGTACTTGGATGATAAGGCAATCTATAGAAATATGGGGAAGTACGAGTGCACTAGGCAAGATACCAGTTACTATCTGGGATACTATCTGGACAAAAATGAACTGCAACCATAAGTGTGCAAAGTGGAAGCAATTCAGTGCAGTACACGACCTAAGACAAAAAAGGAGATGAGATATCCTGAGATCCTGGGCCTGGTGGGCTGGTTTTGCAAAATTCATCCCTGACTTTGATAATATTGCAACATTGAAGGACTTGTTGATCAAAATAAGGAAGAACCCTGTGGCACTGACTGGTGCCTGTGAGAAGGCATTCAACACCCTAAAAGAGAGCATATGCTCTGGCCCAGTCCTACAAAGCCCCAACTTCGATCAATGGTTCTTGCTGCACGTTGACCCTTCAGAAAAGGGAACCTGGAGTGGTACTAGCCCAGGGTACTTCGGAAGAGGAAAAGCCAGTCGTGTTCCTTAGCAGGAAACTATCGCCCAGAGAGACTGGAAACCCTCCAATACTACCTCCTAGGGAGAAAGTCTGATTTTGAGATGGACCATCAGGCATTGACCTGGATCCACTCAATGACGAATCACAATGCCCAAATTATAAGGTGGTACTAGCTCTCCAGCCATACACCTTTAAGATAAGACATCACCATGGGAGGATGAATCTGGACAATGTAACGTCACATTGTATAGATTCAGCGAACGGCTTGTTCTGAGACTTTAGAGGTCTTTCTTCTCTATGATTTCAGGTTCAAGTTGAAGTTAGTCAACAGCATAATATTGACTGAAAAAGCCATTTCCATATTCCGACAGATCTTAGTTCTATACAACAGTTGATGCAGATGACAAGAAGTAACACAAGTTATATCTTCTTACTATCAGTGTTACTGACACCTCAAGGTGAGGAAAAAGGAC from Garra rufa chromosome 7, GarRuf1.0, whole genome shotgun sequence includes these protein-coding regions:
- the LOC141339189 gene encoding mast cell protease 1A-like, yielding MTIISLLLLASLLPHLTFTARVKVGIENGTEAKPHSRPYMVSLQLHKRHNCGGFLISDEFVLTAAHCWGGYPHILTVVVGAHDLRNSKISHRVGVKTYIPHPNYSPLCLIGNDIMLLRLKKKVKLNNYVKWISLPKQGEDVNANTLCSVAGWGRLSINGPASDCLLEANMTIIDNTECKCRWRDDYKASQMICAYGDGGSCSGDSGGPLVCGNIAVGVTSFVDKERCNSPKLPNVYTKISAFLPWIHQIIRNVK